TTTCTGAATTTAAAGAAGAGATTTCATCTGCCAGAACCTTCAGTTTTTTACATGAACTGGAGATGCTGCTGGATGCTGGACTGATTAAAGGTGGCGACATCTCCAACGCTATCGTATATGTAGATAAAGAACTTACGGCGGATACCTCTGAAAAACTGAAAAAAGCCTTTGGAAAAGACAATGTCGCTATTCGCCCGAATGGGATCTTAGATAACCTTACATTGAACTATCCGAACGAGGCCGCGCGCCACAAACTTCTGGATGTTATTGGTGACCTTGCGCTAGTGGGTGTGAAGATCAAAGGAAAAGTCATCGCCAACAAGCCGGGGCATTTCGTCAACACCCAGTTCGCCAAGAAACTGAACCGCCAGTGGAAACTCCAGAAAAAGAAAAACGTACCGGATATCGATATCCACAAAGAGCCGGTATTTGATATCAATGGCATAATGAGGCTTATGCCACACCGTCCTCCATTTTTATTGATTGATAAAGTGCTGGAACTTTCAGATTCTCATGTAGTGGGTCTGAAGAATGTCACCATGAATGAGCCTTTCTTCGTTGGGCATTTTCCTAAAGAGCCCGTAATGCCTGGTGTACTTCAGGTGGAAGCACTTGCGCAGACCGGCGGTATCTTAGTGCTGGCCAGTGTGCCCGATCCCGAAAACTATTCTACCTACTTTATTAAAATTGATAATGTAAAATTCAAGAAAAAAGTAGTGCCTGGTGATACACTGGTATTTAAGATTGAACTCATTTCACCCATCCGAAGAGGCATTGTGCACATGCAGGGTTACGGCTATGTCGGCGACAGCATCGTAGTAGAAGCTGAGTTGATGGCACAGGTAGCAAAAAATAAAGTGGATTAAATGGTACACCAACTCGCCGCTGTAGATAAGCGCGCAAAAATTAAGAAAAACGTCATTGTGGAGCCATTTACCACTATCGCCGGAGATGTGGAGATTGGCGAAGGTACCTGGATTGGCCCTAATGTAACGATTATGGACGGGGCACGTATCGGTAAAAACTGCCGTATTTTTCCCGGCTCTGTAATTTCAGCAATTCCACAAGACCTAAAATTTGATGGGGAAGATACACAGGTGATTATTGGCGATGGCACTACCGTTCGCGAAAGTGTAACCATCAACCGCGGCACCAAAGCCTTAGGCTACACAAAAATCGGCAATGACTGCCTGATAATGGCAACCTCACACATCGCACATGACTGTGTTTTGGGCAATGGTGTCATCATCGTAAATGGCTGTGGTATTGCCGGACACGTAGAAATTGGTGACTATACTGTGATGGGTGGCCTTTCAGCCGTACATCAGTTTGGTAAGATCGGTAAACATGTAATGATCTCCGGTGGAACGTTGGTTCGTAAAGATATACCGCCATATGTAAAAGTAGCGCGAGAACCTATGACCTATGCCGGCATCAATTCTGTTGGGCTGCGCCGCCGTGGTTTCAGTAATGATAAGATTTTTGAGATCCAAACCATCTACCGCGCCATCTTCCAGATGAAAATGAATGTTTCGCAGGCCGCCAGCTATATCGAAAAAGAGATGTTGCCCACTGTAGAACGCGATGAGATCCTCGAATTCATAAAAAATTCCCCGCGTGGTATCGTAAAAGGCTACGGAACGGGTAAAGAATAATATCACTATTAAATTATAAATAAACTCAAAAAACCTACATGGCAACAAGCAACGATATTAAAAAAGGAATGTGCATTGAATATAGCAATGACATTTTTAAAGTAATTGAATTTTTGCACGTAAAACCCGGCAAAGGGCCCGCTTTCGTTCGAACCAAGATGAAATCCGTCACCAATGGTAAAGTTCTTGATAATACTTTTTCCGCCGGTCATAAAATTGATGAGGTAAAGGTCATTACCCGTAAATTCCAGTACCTGTACGATGATGAAAACGGATTCCATTTCATGAATAATGATGATTTTTCACAAATCTACCTGAACAAGGAGATGATAGAAAATGCACAGTTTATGAAAGCTGGCGAAGAAGTGACCATCATTCTGAAAGAGGCGGATGAGATGCCACTTTCGGCGGAAATCCCACCCACTGTATATCTTGATGTGATAGAAGCAGACCCTGGAGTGAAAGGGAACACCGCTACCAACGCACTGAAAAATGCCATCGTAGAAACCGGAGCGCGTGTGATGGTTCCTCTATTCATCGAGGCTGGTGATAAAATTAAAGTGAATACCGAAGACGGTACTTATTTGGAGCGAGTTAAATAAATAATGCGATCACACAGGTTTATATGACCTTTAATCAACCCCAAACTTTAAAGAACATTTCAGAAATCATCGGTGCCCGAATGGTGGGTGCTGATGATTTTCCTGTATTGGGTACCAATGAAATCCATCGGGTGAAAGCCGGTGAAATCGTGTTTGTAAATCACCCGAAGTATTACGATAAAGCACTAAATTCCGCTGCAACCGTCATTCTGATTGATAAAGAAGTGCCTTGCCCCATCGGAAAGGCTTTGCTGGTTTCTGATGATCCTTTTCGCGATTTCAATAAAATAAATACCCATTTTACCCGTCTCACTCACTTTACCGAGGAACTCCACGACCTTGAAGTAGGTGAAGGCACACATATTCATCCCACCGCGGTAATCGGAAATGATGTGAAGATCGGTAAGAACTGCCTTATTTATCCGCATGTGGTAATTGGTGATCGTACGGTGATTGGCGACAATGTCATCATCCAGAGCAATACCGTAATTGGTGGCGACGCGTTTTATTACCGAAAACTTAACGGTAATTTCGACCGGCTGATCTCTGTCGGGAACATAGTCATCGAAGATAAGGTGGAGATCGGGAACGGCTGTACCATTGACCGTGGCGTTACAGATGCTACAGTGATTGGCGAGGGTTCAGTTTTAGATAATCAAATTCAGATCGGCCATGATACCATTATTGGCAAAAAGGTGTTGATCGCCTCACAGACCGGCATTGCAGGCTGCTGCATCATCGAAGATGAGGTCACCATCTGGGGACAGGTCGGTATGGCTTCTGGTGTACATGTGGAAAGCGGCACGGTGATACTGGCGCAGTGCGGTGTGAACCGAAGCCTTAAAAAAGGCACCTATTTCGGGCCCCTTGCGGAGGAATTCAAGCAGTATTTGAGAAAGGAGGTAAAACTTAAAAATCTGGAATAGAAGTGAACCCTGAAATCAATATTATTAAGTAATTTTGTAATCAGCACTTAAAAATAAATTATAAAACATAAACATGTCAGTATTAGTAAACAAAGATTCTAAGGTAGTTGTACAGGGTTTCACCGGTAACGAGGGAACTTTCCATGCACAGCAGATGATCGAGTACGGAACCAACGTTGTAGGTGGCGTTACACCAGGAAAAGGCGGTTCTGAACATTTAGGGAAACCAGTGTTCAACACCGTGGCAGATGCGGTAGAGAAGGCAGGCGCCAATGTGTCCATCATTTTTGTACCACCGGCGTTTGCTGCCGATGCGATCATGGAAGCCGCAGACTCCGGCATCAAAGTAATCGTATGTATTACCGAAGGGATCCCTGTGGAAGATATGGTAAGAGTAAAAGCTTATATCGCTGACAGAGACACCCGCCTTATCGGCCCTAACTGCCCGGGAATCATCACTTCAGAGGAAGCCAAAATCGGTATCATGCCAGGATTTGTATTCAAAAAAGGCAGAGTAGGCATCGTATCCAAATCGGGTACTTTAACTTACGAAGCGGCAGATCAGGTAGTAAGAGCAGGTTACGGAGTTTCTACCGCAATCGGTATCGGTGGCGACCCAATTATTGGGACTACAACCAAGGATGCGCTGGAGCTTTTCATTAACGATCCTGAAACTGATGCAGTTGTAATGATTGGTGAAATCGGCGGTAGCCTGGAAGCTGAAGCTGCAAGATGGTATAAGGAAAGCGGTTCTACAAAGCCTGTAGTAGGTTTCATCGCAGGGCAAACTGCTCCGAAAGGCCGTACGATGGGCCACGCAGGCGCTATCGTAGGCGGGGCAGAAGATACCGCACAGGCTAAGATGGCCATCATGCGCGAGAACGGTATCAACGTAGTAGATTCACCTGCTGAAATTGGTTCTACAGTAGCTAAAATTTTAGGTTAATAAAACTCGCCTAACTGCAAGATTATAATTGCGGGTGTACATCATCGGCACCCGCAATTTTTATATACCTTTGCCTTATAAACATACAAAAATGAAAAAAAACTATTCCTAACCTCAGCACTTTGTGCAGCCACCATGCTGTCTGCGCAGATTGATCTCAGAAACACCCGTTTCGGTCTTACAGGCGGCGCCACTTACTCCCGAATCACCAACGCACACAACCCATCCGGACCTATTTTTTCTGGTTTTGGCGGTATACTGGCCTTAATTCCTATTGATAATAATGATCAGTTTTATCTGCAACCCGGCGTAGAATACCTGGGAGCGGGCGAAACCGGTAAAGACAAAGATGCCAAAGGCTATCCGGGGTACGACGCGGTATATGCAAACCATTACCTTAGTGTACCGGTATATTTCAAAGGTTATTTTTCAGAAGCGGAATCTGAATTTTTCGCTATGGCCGGCCCGAAGTTCAATTTCCTGATGAGCCAAACCATTAAAGATGCACCACAACGCTATACCGAAGAAGGGGAAGGCGAGGTGAACGGCAAAGCCTCATCTTTTAATTTTGCGGTAGGTTTTGGGTTTGGTTTTTCTTTCCGACGCCAATTAGAGGTAACAGCACGTTACGATTTGGGCCTCAGCAATACCTACAAAGGCTTGATGAGCGAAAACGGCAGCGACCCCAATATCGCGAAGAAAAAAACCGAGCAGGTTTTCAGCCTAGGACTAAGCTACATTTTTCAATAAGCGCAATTATATTATACAAATCCCATCAATCTGCATTGATGGGACTTTTTTTATATAAGTTGTGTAAATCCGTTCCGTTTTCGGCGTAAGATTCTTCGTTGACCTATCAGGTCACACCTTATTTTGGGTTGTAATATTTGTCGAAAAGCAGTTTATAATTACTACCCATACTTTTTCATCAACCGGTGATCTTTCTATGGCTGGAATGTAATTGAAGAAAACCACCGAACTCTTCTGGGCGTCATAAATCATGGCGTAGGTAGAAGTAGTCGATTTTATTGGGACTTGCGTGTACATTCCCATGGTCAGAATGCCTATACCAATACCTTTCATCACTTGGTTCCCATAATTGTTTTTTCTGCGTGCAAAACCTGTATTTACCATACACAGCACAAATCTCTGCTGCTCGGTTTTTAACAACGAATCCATTAATGGGGTTGTTTTTACAGTCTCAATTTTATTGGTTTTACGGATCTCGCTTATGGTTTTCAGAAGGTCATTTTCCAAACGCATTTTCAGTTTGGGATCGGTGACGTCAATACGCTTGCCAATTCTTGGCTGATTTGAACTGACGATAATAGAATCTAATATTGCAGTAGAAACCTGTGAAAGAGAATCATTTATTTTAGCCTGATTTCCCTTCTGGATCAGATGTATGATTGAAATAGGCTCATGATAAGCGATATTTTGTAATTCGGCAGGAGTGATGTTCTTATTTGTAATTAGGGTAGAGGCACAAGAGCTTAGCAACAAAACGGCAAAGCTAATAAGGAAAGGTTTTTTCATAGGGTTATTTTATGTAATTTCGACCTAACCAAGTTACTGAAAATAAAAATACTACAGTAAAAACATTCCTAATTAAAAGTACCTTAACTCCTAATCCACTTCCAGATCTCCTTCGCGCTGGCTTTGTTGCCATACATCAGGATGCCTACACGGTAGATTTTGGCGGCGAGAAAAACCATCAAAAAAGTAAAAATAACCAGTAGCACTATTGAAAGTGCGATCTGCCAGCCCGGCACGCCGAACGGTATTCGTGCCACCATCGCTACCGGTGACGTGAATGGAATGATGGAGAGCCAAAACCCGAGCGGCCCTTCCGGATTATTGATAATGGTAAAACTGCCGTACATCCCTATCATTAAAGGGATAACGGCGAAAAGTGTGAACTGCTGCGTCTCGGTTTCATTATCTACAGCCGAACCAATGGCCGCGTACATCGAACTGTAAAAGATATATCCTAACAGGAAAAACATGATGAAGACGAAAATGATCAGCGGGACATTCATATCCAGCAAAATATTCGATATCTCTCCTGCCATTTGCTTGAAATCAAGTTGCTGTACACTTTCCGCAGCTGCTCCCGCGGTTGGGATCCGCTGTTGAAGAGCGGTGAAACCGGTGTTCAGGAATATTGCACCCAATACCGACATGCTGATCCATACACTGAACTGCGTAAGCGCTACGAGTGTTACACCCAGTATTTTGCCCATCATCAACTCAAATGGTTTTACGGAGGAGATGATGATTTCTACCACGCGGTTGTTCTTCTCTTCCAGCACGCTGCGCATCACCCTTACACCATAGATGATGATAAACATGAATACCGCGTACATCAACACCATACTGAGGCCAGATTTTACGCCGAAATCCAAGTCCGAATCAGCTGTTTTGTTATCAACGATATTTTGTGTCTGAAGCTGAAAGTTTTTATCAAGGTCCCGGATCTCGTCTTCAGATATGTGTAGGTTTTTTATCTTTTCCTGGCGTATAACGCGGGAAAGATCGGCGCTGATGGCAAGTTTGGTTTCTAAACCTATTTTTTTATTAAGTAAAAGCTTGGTTTCTTTTTCAAGCGTTTGATAATTAGCGTCTTGAAGTTTTGGGATAATCAGCAAACCCTCAATCTCTTCCATGTCTTTCAGCGTGCTTACCAATGCCTTCTCGTTGGCTGGCGGTACAAAGGTATAGGTAAGGAGTTTACTGTGCGGCAGTTTCTGTTCAAAAAGGCCGCTTTTATCAATCACATAAAACGTGCTCGAACTTTCGTTGGCTTTAAACATCAAAGAAATCATCATTCCGAAACCCAATACCAGCAATGGCGCCAGTAAAGTGAGCAGTATGAAGGATTTTTTCTTTACCTGTGTTAGATATTCACGTTTTGTGATGAGAAAAATATTTTTCATTAGCATAAAGATAATTTAATAAAGCCCATTAGTCTTGATTTACCACTCGCGATTCATCATTCACCACATACGGTTTCCCCACAGCGTTGATGAATACTTCATTCATACTCGGGATTTTTTCATCGAACGAACGTATCTTGCCCATCTTCATAAGTTCCTGCAACAGTATATTTTGGTCTGCAGTATTATGAAGGTCAAATGTCACCAAGCCATTTTCTTCAGAGAAATTCATTAGATGTTCTTGCCTTCTAAAGATTTCAAACTTGGCGGCATCCGTTTCCGAGAGCGTAACGCTGAAGATGTTTTTTTTATGTTGTTCGCGCACATCAAACACCTTTCCGTCAAGTATCTTCTTAGACTGGCTGATCAGTGCCACATAATCGCACATTTCCTCTACGCTTTCCATGCGGTGCGTCGATAGAATGATCGTCGTGCCGTTATTTTTTAGGTTCAGTATCTGGTCTTTGATGAGGTTGGCATTCACAGGGTCAAAACCAGAGAAAGGTTCATCCAGAATCAGCAGCTTCGGCCGGTGCAGCACTGTAACCACAAACTGTATCTTCTGCGCCATCCCTTTAGAAAGTTCACTCAGTTTTTTCTTCCACCACTGGTCGATCTGCAACTGCTCGAACCAATATTTCGCCTGTGACAGCGCGTCGGTACGGCTCATCCCCTTCAACTCCCCGAAATACAGGATCTGGTCGCCCACCGACATGTTTTTATAAAGCCCACGCTCTTCCGGCATATAACCGATATTGCGGATGTGCAGCGGATTTAGCCTTTCACCATTGATGAGAATATGGCCGCTGTCCGCCTGCGTAATCTGGTTGATGATTCTGATGAAAGTAGTCTTCCCCGCGCCATTCGGGCCTAAAAGTCCATAGATACTGGCTTCAGGGACATGAATCGAGAAGTTCTCGAGCGCCAGTTTTTTGCCGGCGTTGTAGGTTTTCGTTACATTTTCTGCTCTAAGCATCAAAAAAAATATTTAAATATAAGTCTGCCAGTTCCGTTGAAAGTTACGCTTTATCCCGAAGAATCTTCAGTAGCCGGGAACCTGCTTTCCGCTATATCTTTTTCTCCTCGTTCCTCGTCAAAAAAGGATGCCGCTGCAATCAGGGCTAGGGATTTGCGTTCTGTAAAGACTGGTGAGGGCCAATCCTATGGCGCAGGCCTTAAGCCGAAATCTATTGGTCCTGAAGCTGATGCTCCCGGTAAAAATCAGCCGCTTCCGCGATCACGCCATCCATTTCCTCCAGCGTGAACACCTCCAGGAACTTCCGCCGGAAATCTTTGAAATGCGGGATCCCACGGAAATAATTGCTGTAATGCTGTCGCATCTCGATAAGACCAAGGCGTTCACCTTTCCATTCCGCGCTCCACTCGGCGTGTTGGCGTACCGCCTCTAGTCGCTGGGTGATGGTAGGTTCAGGCAATTTTTCGCCTGTCGCAAAAAAATGTTTGATCTCATTGAAGATCCACGGATAACCAATCGCGCCCCGACCGATCATGATGCCGTCGCAGTCGTATTTTTGCTTGTACTCCAGTGCTTTTTCGGGGGAATCTACGTCGCCGTTCCCGAAAATAGGGATTTCAATATTTGGGTTGTTCTTCACTTTCGAGATATATTCCCAGTCCGCCTCACCTTTGTACATCTGCGAGCGTGTCCTGGCATGGATGGTAAGCGCTTTGATGCCCGTTTCCTGAAGGCGTTCCGCAACTTCCATAATATTGATGGTCTCGGTATCCCAGCCAAGGCGGGTTTTCACCGTCACCGGAAGATGGGTGGAATTCACCACAGCTTTCGTAAGGCGGATCATGAGGTCGATGTCTTTCAGCACGCCGGCGCCGGCGCTTTGCAGACTACTTTTTTCACCGGGCAACCGAAATTGATGTCCACCAGGTCGGGGTTTACTGTCTCTACGATTTTAGCGGAAAGTGCCATCGCTTCCTCATCGCCACCAAAAATCTGTATGCCCACAGGTCTTTCGTAATCGAAAATGTCGAGCTTTTTACGGCTTTTCATGGCATCGCGGATGAGACCTTCAGAAGAAATGAATTCTGAATACATCATGTCGGCGCCGTGCAGTTTGCAGAGGCGGCGAAAGGGTGGATCGGAGACGTCCTCCATAGGTGCAAGCAGCAAGGGGAACTCCGGCAGTTCTATATTCCCGATTTTTATCATGCTGCAAAGATACCATTTATAGAAGAATTGGGCGAGCGGAAGTTTTTGCTACCTGTGCCAAGTAGTGAGAAGTAATCATTACTTTATTTTTTGCCGTTGCATAGGATGGGGAGAGGTACCCGCGGCCGCGATTGTAGCGTAAATCCTTTTGGCGGCACGCCAGTGCCGCCAAAAGATTGCAGCGGAAAGCGCGAGATGCCGCCCAAAATCCTCAGGAAATCTTAGTCGAAATCGTGGTGCGTATCGTCTTTGGAGTTTCGGTGCACGAACCACATACCGATGGTAAGTCCCACAACGCCTGCAACAGCTGTCATCAGGGCACGTTCAAGCCGGTCGGGTAAATCATTACCGACATAATTCATCAGGAAAAGGATGGTGAAGGTGATGACTGCGATCACCAGGAATTTTTTACTTTTTATATCCATTTTATAATCTATAAGAAATCATGAGGCCCCCGCGATACGGAATCCACTCGCCGCTGCGGTTTAGATCCCGGGTGGGATCGGTATCATAACGTACGCCCAATGTTTTGTGATAGCCCCGGTAGAAACTCTGCATTGTGCCGGCACCTATAAATAGATCAAGGTTCCAGTTTTCATTAAGTTGCCATTGATAGCCTGCAACGGCACCGATAGATAGGCTAAACCCATCCTGATAAAGGTCTGAAATTGCGTAAATGGGTGAATCTTCCGTAAACTGGTAACGCGCGTCGCCCCAGTAGTTCCATTTCTGGACTATGAAGCGTGCAGCGGAAATATTGGCACCTACATACCAATGTGTAAAGGCTTTATTAAAATAGTAACGGCCATCAAAACCCACCATATAAACCTGAGCGTATTTGCCGCCAAAAGATTTCCAGGGCGAGATAAAAACATCAGCCTGAAGCGTTGTTTTTTTACTGATCTGATATTCCGCTCCCACATTTATCACCCCGATAGGTAGAAACAGTGTGTTGGCTTTTACAAATATCTGCTTACGCGTGCTCGTAGAATCTTGTGCTTGTACAATAAAAGGTGAGTAGAGCGATGCTGCTATGATAAAAAGGAATTTCTTCAAAAGAATTATTTTAAGCTTTCAAGAAGTTTTATGGCTAACGAAGCATCTTTGCCTTGGTTTTCGGCCAGCTTTTTTGAGGTTTCAGCATACATTTTGGCGTTGTCTTTTTTACCGTTTTTAGCATATAGTTTTGCCAGGATATAGGTATTCTCAACTGTTTCTGAACGCATGACCGATTTTTCGGCCCATTCTTCTGCTTTCTTCAGAGAGGCTGGGGTCGTAACATGCTCACTGAAAAGCCATGCCGCGCGCAAAAGTTCTTCCGGATCGAAGTTTTCCGGGGTTTTATAATATTGCAGAGCGGCTTTTTCATACTCCGCAAAGCGTCCGGCACTTGCGTACACGATGATTTTTGTGCGGTTCAGCGCGGTTTCGGCTTCTGCTTTTCCCACCAGCGGAATGGCTTTTTCATAGAAATAATCATCATTAATCAATCCGGTTTTTTGGTCGAAGGCCTCTTCCATAATATGGGAAATCTTAATATTGGTATCAAACTGATGGTAAATATCTGCTGACATCAGATTGATGATTTCTGGCTTTCGGGCTACAAAAGTTTTGTAATTAACATCAGTCGGCGACTTTGTGAAATATAGTAAAATACCGAGTTCATCTTTGGTTAAAGGCTGGTTTTTCTTTACCTCAAAAAATCTTTCAGAGGCTTTTTGGGCCAATGGGAAATCGCTCTGTGAGTAAAGTTGCATCATATTGAGAAGAAACTCCGGCGAAGACGCTCCTTTTTCGAACAACTCTTTGATGGAGGCCGTAGCCAATTTCGGGTCGCTGGCTTCTTTCGCGAATGCCAAAAAAGCTTCTTCGGCCATATAACCAAAAGTTTGCTTCACCACTTCACCATCACCATTCAAGAATAAGAAGGCAGGGTAGGAGCGGATGCCGTATTTGCGTGCGATGTCAATTCCTTCCCCTTTTTCCATATCGAAGCGGGCATTAATGAAATGGGCGTTATAAAAACTGCGTACGGCTGGCAGCGTGAATACATTTTTCTCCATCATCTTGCATGGGCCGCACCACACGGCAAAAGCATCAAGAAAGACCAGTTTTTTCTCTGTTTTGGCTTTCGCGAGGATGTCTTTAAAAGTGCCTTGCTCAAACCGGATGCTTTCCTGAGCGAATATTGATAAGGAAACTGAAAATATAATAAGTGTGAATAATCTTTTCATGAAATGCGAAAATTTAGTGCGAAGATAATTATAATATATTTTAAGGGAAATTTCTGATTGGCCGTTTATTTTGCAATGAAGCTTTATAACGTGTTTTTTTAATTTAAATGATGTACTGCGGGCATAAAAAAACCTTTCAGTTTTTGCTGAAAGGTCTTGTGATTATTCGGGTTTATAACCGTCTTTTAAAGTAACTGTTCTGTTGAAAACCAATTTATCTGTGGTAGAATCTCGGTCTTTGGTGAAATAACCGATACGCTGGAACTGATAATGTTGTCCGGTTTCTGCATGCTGAAGACTTGGTTCGGCAAATCCCTGTACGGTTTTCAATGAATTCGGGTTGATGAACTCCATGAAATCTTTTTCCTTCTCGGCATCTGGCTGAGGAATCGTGAAAAGACGCTCGTAGATGCGCACCTCAATCGGCAATGCGTGATTAGCCGACACCCAATGAAGCGTACCTTTTACTTTCCTGAGGCTTTCTTCGGTACCGCTGCCCGATTTGCTTTTGGGGTCGTAGGTGGCGTAGATGGTGGTGATTTCGCCGTTTTCATCCTTATCTACCCGTTCTGCCTTGATGATGTAGGCGGATTTCAGACGAACTTCGCCGCCAAGCTTTAAGCGGAAAAATTTATTGTTGGCTTCTTCTTTGAAATCTTCACGTTCGATATACAGTTCGCGCGAGAAGGGAATCTGGCGTGTGCCTGCATGTTCATCTTCAGGGTTGTTTTCTGTCTCCAGCCATTCTTCGGCATTCTCAGGATAATTTTCAATGACGAGTTTTACCGGATCTACCACAGCCATTACGCGGGTAGCGTTTTTATTTAGATCTTCGCGCACGAAGAATTCGAGCAGTTGTATATCAATAAGGTTCTCTCTTTTGGCGACGCCTACTCTTTCAATAAAATTTTTGATGGCTGTAGGGGTATAGCCCAGTCTTCGCATTCCCGAAATGGTAGGCATACGCGGATCGTCCCAGCCGGTAACGGCTTTTTCGGCGACCAGACGTTGCAGTTTTCGTTTAGAGGTGATCATGTATGAGACATTCATCCGTGCAAATTCACGCTGTTTGTTGCGCACATTATCTTCATCATATACCTGATCGAGGTA
This DNA window, taken from Chryseobacterium sp. 6424, encodes the following:
- a CDS encoding glutamine--tRNA ligase/YqeY domain fusion protein, which codes for MEEEKKSLNFIEQIIEDDLANGFPKEKLRFRFPPEPNGYLHIGHTKAICINFGLGEKYGAPVNLRFDDTNPEKEEQEFVDSIKADIDWLGFHYDKELYASDYFQQLYEWAVQMIKDGKAYVDEQSSEEITAQRKNPFEDGIESPYRNRPVAESLALFERMKNGEFEEGSMSLRAKIDMTSPNMNMRDPVMYRILKRPHHRTGETWKIYPMYDWAHGESDYIEQVSHSLCSLEFENHRPLYDWYLDQVYDEDNVRNKQREFARMNVSYMITSKRKLQRLVAEKAVTGWDDPRMPTISGMRRLGYTPTAIKNFIERVGVAKRENLIDIQLLEFFVREDLNKNATRVMAVVDPVKLVIENYPENAEEWLETENNPEDEHAGTRQIPFSRELYIEREDFKEEANNKFFRLKLGGEVRLKSAYIIKAERVDKDENGEITTIYATYDPKSKSGSGTEESLRKVKGTLHWVSANHALPIEVRIYERLFTIPQPDAEKEKDFMEFINPNSLKTVQGFAEPSLQHAETGQHYQFQRIGYFTKDRDSTTDKLVFNRTVTLKDGYKPE
- a CDS encoding thioredoxin family protein gives rise to the protein MKRLFTLIIFSVSLSIFAQESIRFEQGTFKDILAKAKTEKKLVFLDAFAVWCGPCKMMEKNVFTLPAVRSFYNAHFINARFDMEKGEGIDIARKYGIRSYPAFLFLNGDGEVVKQTFGYMAEEAFLAFAKEASDPKLATASIKELFEKGASSPEFLLNMMQLYSQSDFPLAQKASERFFEVKKNQPLTKDELGILLYFTKSPTDVNYKTFVARKPEIINLMSADIYHQFDTNIKISHIMEEAFDQKTGLINDDYFYEKAIPLVGKAEAETALNRTKIIVYASAGRFAEYEKAALQYYKTPENFDPEELLRAAWLFSEHVTTPASLKKAEEWAEKSVMRSETVENTYILAKLYAKNGKKDNAKMYAETSKKLAENQGKDASLAIKLLESLK